The following coding sequences are from one Plasmodium coatneyi strain Hackeri chromosome 11, complete sequence window:
- a CDS encoding Adenosinetriphosphatase yields MIAKTYLYNSSSSDDADGAVEKASSKPCGENLTFKRRKINREKQKGSSSTIQGNVFKNANAVDKGVVFVKRGSNHLPRTDKGKNVPTKSNFEGRYKNEKRANSVDTNSQSDEPARDDQSESSRSSGGERRSKVDQQRRNIRGSDHRTPDDKKKQEEYYKRNYDRIMDEIWYSKEDDCVDSFYNMDIDSTCQKEKKMLANFSTRMNSAGKKVNQKNLDNNLWELNKLKQGGVHSTYNKLQLEKINEANSTNEVRKVVLTRHITPSFIEILKKDTDRGEGETNEYHEHNSVIDQWNAVSHDMKKSSTSYSTVVKDETCDFVKAAKKGSEFLRYFKNENENSKARDRYWEIGRSKLGELLKMYKEKQTNSTENYATSGDLDEDGETNTDIFDYKKDKMYSTIFNQESKKKQKSTLQDKADLLKLKESLPIFRSKKELLDAVYNNNIIIIVGETGSGKTTQIVQYLYEDGYHKNGIICCTQPRRVAAVSVAYRVSHEMNVEIGSLVGYTIRFEDNTTKDTKIRYVTDGILLRETLTDKDLDKYSVIIMDEAHERSINTDVLLGILKNICLKRNDLKLLVTSATIDSKKFSEFFGNAPIYNIQGRTFKVHLEYLRSPCNDYIECAVQKAIEIHISDNNYDNNFGDILIFMTGQEDINATCYLLSERFYEVYESYKESKSHKKNTLNKIRSIIKDKPDGSGRNTGEDKLDHPDDSNCSGDESDFGPQPLNTENVTQDDAQNVIYPFYVFPIYSQLSSEQQSKIFQKYDLRKIIVSTNIAETSLTLDGIKYVIDSGYCKLKVYNQKIGMDVLQITPISQANANQRSGRAGRTGAGICYRLYTENTFLCDLYPNNIPEIQRSNLANVVLLLKSLNVENVFEFDFIDIPSRESIINSLHELWVLGAINNEGNLTDIGKKMILFPLDPPLSKIVIYSENFECTKEILIIVSMLSSAAIFLEAKENSEAIESKKEKFTVPESDHLTLLNIYLQWRSHNYSPSWCSKNFIQYKSLNKAKEVYSQLSDIIKTLKMKNVSCNNKWECVRKTICSGYFHNAAKLKSISEYVNLRTNVSCHVHPSSSLYNIGYTPDYVVYQEIVFTTKEFMRNVTTVDPEWLCELGPLFFYMKNV; encoded by the coding sequence GAAGGAAgatacaaaaatgaaaagcgtGCCAATAGCGTGGATACCAACTCGCAGTCGGACGAACCTGCGCGTGATGATCAATCGGAGTCCAGCCGGAGCAGCGGGGGCGAACGTCGCTCCAAGGTAGACCAACAGCGCAGAAACATAAGAGGTAGTGACCATAGAACGCCGGATGATAAGAAAAAGCAGGAGGAGTACTACAAAAGAAATTACGATCGAATTATGGACGAAATATGGTATTCCAAGGAAGACGATTGTGTTGATTCGTTCTACAACATGGATATAGATTCTACTTgccagaaggagaaaaaaatgctggCCAATTTCTCCACACGCATGAACAGTGCaggtaaaaaagtaaatcaGAAAAATTTAGATAATAACTTGTGGGAACTGAATAAGCTAAAACAAGGGGGAGTGCATTCCACGTACAATAAGTTACaactggaaaaaattaacgaagCGAATAGTACGAACGAAGTTAGGAAGGTCGTTTTAACGAGACACATAACGCCGTCTTTTATTGAAATACTAAAGAAAGACACAGATCGCggggaaggggaaacaaatGAATACCATGAACACAACAGCGTAATTGATCAATGGAATGCCGTTTCGCATGACATGAAAAAGAGCAGCACTTCCTACTCTACTGTAGTGAAGGACGAAACTTGTGATTTTGTAAAAGCGGCAAAGAAGGGGAGCGAATTTTTAAGATATTtcaaaaacgaaaatgagAATTCCAAGGCGAGGGACAGGTACTGGGAAATTGGGAGAAGCAAATTAGGCGAACTGCTAAAAATGTACAAGGAGAAGCAAACGAACTCGACGGAAAACTATGCGACCAGTGGTGACCTAGACGAAGATGGCGAAACGAATACAGACATCTTCGACTAcaagaaggacaaaatgtACAGCACTATTTTCAACCAAGAAAgtaagaagaagcaaaaaagcACTCTCCAAGATAAGGCAGATTTACTAAAACTGAAAGAATCGCTACCCATTTTTAGATCCAAAAAGGAACTGTTAGATGCAGtttacaacaacaacattaTCATCATCGTGGGAGAAACGGGTTCTGGAAAAACGACCCAAATAGTGCAGTATTTGTATGAAGATGGttatcataaaaatggaatcaTTTGCTGTACACAGCCCAGAAGAGTTGCCGCCGTTTCAGTGGCCTATCGAGTGTCGCACGAAATGAACGTTGAAATAGGATCCCTAGTTGGGTACACCATCCGATTTGAGGACAACACAACGAAGGATACCAAAATTCGCTACGTCACAGATGGTATTCTACTAAGAGAAACATTAACCGATAAGGATTTAGACAAATACAGTGTCATCATAATGGACGAGGCGCACGAAAGGTCAATCAATACAGATGTGCTCCTAggtatattaaaaaatatctgTCTAAAGAGGAACGACTTAAAACTGCTAGTCACATCAGCCACCATCGACtcgaaaaaattttcagaattttttggaaatgcccccatatataatatacaagGTAGAACCTTCAAGGTGCACTTAGAATATTTAAGAAGCCCATGTAATGACTACATAGAATGTGCTGTGCAGAAGGCGATTGAAATTCACATTTCTGATAATAATTATGACAACAATTTTGGAGACATCCTAATTTTTATGACGGGGCAGGAGGACATAAATGCTACCTGCTACCTGCTCAGTGAGCGGTTTTACGAGGTGTACGAGTCGTATAAGGAATCCAAGAGTCATAAGAAAAATACGCTTAACAAGATTAGAAGCATAATCAAGGATAAACCGGATGGATCCGGCAGAAATACAGGGGAAGATAAACTCGATCATCCGGACGATAGTAACTGCAGTGGGGACGAAAGCGACTTTGGCCCACAACCCCTTAATACAGAAAACGTCACGCAGGACGACGCGCAAAATGTGATTTACCCATTTTACgtcttccccatttattCCCAACTGTCCAGTGAACAGCAAAGCAagattttccaaaaatacGATTTGCGAAAAATAATCGTATCAACAAATATAGCAGAAACGTCACTCACCCTGGACGGAATAAAATACGTCATCGACAGTGGGTACTGCAAATTGAAGGTGTACAATCAGAAAATAGGAATGGATGTGCTTCAAATTACGCCCATCTCGCAGGCCAATGCAAATCAGAGATCAGGAAGAGCAGGCAGAACAGGGGCAGGTATATGCTACCGCTTATACACGGAAAATACATTCCTCTGTGATTTATACCCAAATAATATTCCAGAAATACAGAGAAGCAATTTAGCAAATGTTGTATTGTTACTAAAATCGCtaaatgtggaaaatgtttttgAATTTGATTTTATTGATATACCTAGTAGGGAAAGCATTATAAATTCGCTACACGAATTATGGGTCCTGGGTGCTATAAATAATGAGGGGAATTTAACAGACattgggaagaaaatgatccTTTTCCCTCTGGATCCACCTCTCTCGAAAATTGTTATATATAGTGAAAACTTCGAATGCACCAAAGAAATTCTAATCATTGTTAGTATGCTATCCTCAGCAGCCATTTTTTTAGAAGCCAAAGAAAACAGTGAAGCTATCGAatcgaagaaggaaaaattcacTGTCCCAGAAAGTGACCATCTCACATTACTAAATATCTACCTACAATGGCGTTCCCATAATTACTCCCCAAGTTGGTGCTcaaaaaatttcattcaATATAAGTCCCTCAATAAAGCCAAGGAAGTATATTCACAACTCAGTGATATAATTAAAACgctaaaaatgaaaaatgtctCTTGTAATAATAAATGGGAGTGTGTCAGAAAAACCATATGCTCTGGTTATTTTCACAACGCTGCAAAATTGAAATCCATTTCGGAGTACGTCAATTTGAGGACAAATGTGTCCTGCCATGTGCATCCCAGTTCGTCTCTATACAATATTGGCTACACCCCTGATTATGTCGTATATCAAGAAATTGTTTTCACCACAAAGGAATTCATGCGGAATGTGACTACGGTCGATCCGGAATGGCTCTGCGAACTGGGGccactctttttttacatgaaaaatgtgtaa